In the Arthrobacter sp. CDRTa11 genome, GTTTGCAGCTTCGCTCAGCACGGCCCTGGACCGCCCTGTGGTGTTCGAAGCAGTGGAGCCCGCCGAGCATTTTGAGCTCCTCAAGGCAGCCGGCTTCGACGATCAGACTGCAGGTTTCCTGGTTGCCCTTGACGGGAACATCCGCGACGGCGAACTGGCGCCCACCACAGGCGACCTCTCCCGCCTGACCGGACGTCCCACCGCTTCCCTGGGCGAGACCCTGGCGCAGCTGTCCTGAGCTGACTGCTTGAGTCCGGAAGACCGGGGCACCTTTGGTGCCCCGGCCTTCCCTCAGTGTGGGCCGCGGCATAGCAGCGGGCGCTACCATGAAATTTGCCGGACGATGAGGAGCAGCTGTGGCAGAACGTGAACGGCTTGTCACCTGGGAGGACCCTGCCATTGGCGCAGGAGCCATGCCCACCATGAGTGGCCTGGACTACCTGCATTCGATGATGGGCAAAAAGCTGCCGCCACCGCCGATGGGCCAGTTGGTGAACATGACGTTGGTTGAAGCGGAGCCGGGAACTGCCACCTTCACGTGCCTCCCGGACGAGTCGCATTACAACCCCATCGGTGCCGTTCATGGCGGCCTGGTGTGCACCCTCCTGGACTCGGCCCTGGGCTGCGCCGTGCAGACCACCCTTCCCCAGGGGCAGGGCTACACCTCCATAGAAATCAAAGTGAACTACCTCCGCCCAATACGGGCCGGAAGCGGCCTGTTA is a window encoding:
- a CDS encoding PaaI family thioesterase yields the protein MAERERLVTWEDPAIGAGAMPTMSGLDYLHSMMGKKLPPPPMGQLVNMTLVEAEPGTATFTCLPDESHYNPIGAVHGGLVCTLLDSALGCAVQTTLPQGQGYTSIEIKVNYLRPIRAGSGLLTCVGVVSKAGSRVAFAEGTVTDGSGKLVATASGSLLVFPLG